A single region of the Micropterus dolomieu isolate WLL.071019.BEF.003 ecotype Adirondacks linkage group LG18, ASM2129224v1, whole genome shotgun sequence genome encodes:
- the LOC123956563 gene encoding mucin-2-like: MTTNNDHSTTISSTTNTELPPSSHSTFPPMTTHFTQTSPEHETETTPSSTRTSQHPLTSQETSTTVSSATEQQSSSATTITHTGTTEIASLPSTLTTNGVTMTTNNDHSTTISSTTNTELPPSSHSTFPPMTTHFTQTSPEHETETTPSSTRTSQHPLTSQETSTMVSSATEQQSSSATTITHTGTTEIASPPSTQTTNGVTMTTNNDHSTTISSTTNTELPPSSHSTFPPMTTHFTQTSPEHETQTTPSSMSQETSSTMMSSPTEQQSSSSSTMTHSGTTKFSTSLTTISMHTTQTVTAGSTITTTVMTPTLSPTSFNPNSNTTVTIRTPSTVSSSMTHLTQPSAPPTSEATTYEKSSSIRPTSSPTTTTSKTLTSAESISTNTLMTVSHSTSTITPVSNVTVTLTSSTTPHCGDMDCPGCTGTCAFNKTLGRCNCRCQDFVFGDVCSFGENDTAAHIDTGAIPTRKANFTLEFNITFQDGFYDLNSNPSVEFITTLERELEALCKEADPQSYKKVEVIKLLPGSVVAESVAEYIYTNNETQIQFVNNQLVGVLNAILNNTRNLIKISQAFHNANVQLNAVNFNPPVIKNITDLMPFVNCSQFANYTAEISNGEWHCVGPCKTNPDYCHQHGECFNNIYQGPTCRCFESSLEQFYGPQCDLLRWGPGFYGALFGSLATALLFLIIIVIAVIVRKRRMGFWRKSNSYNRRLSAFEEDFFDFSVAGDHNLGFAGS, from the exons ATGACTACCAACAATGATCATTCAACAACAATCAGTTCCACCACAAATACGGAACTGCCACCAAGTTCACACTCTACATTCCCACCAATGACAACTCATTTCACACAAACATCTCCTGAGCATGAAACTGAAACAACACCAAGCAGTACGAGAACATCTCAACATCCATTAACTAGCCAGGAAACATCTACAACAGTGTCGTCAGCCACAGAGCAACAATCTTCATCTGCTACAAcgatcacacacacaggaacaacTGAAATAGCATCACTGCCATCAACGCTCACCACAAATGGAGTGACAATGACTACCAACAATGATCATTCAACAACAATCAGTTCCACCACAAATACGGAACTGCCACCAAGTTCGCACTCTACATTCCCACCAATGACGACTCATTTCACACAAACGTCTCCTGAGCATGAAACTGAAACAACACCAAGCAGTACGAGAACATCTCAACATCCATTAACTAGCCAGGAAACATCTACAATGGTGTCGTCAGCAACAGAGCAACAATCTTCATCTGCTacaacaatcacacacacaggaacaacTGAAATAGCATCCCCGCCATCAACACAAACCACAAATGGAGTGACAATGACTACCAACAATGATCATTCAACAACAATCAGTTCCACCACAAATACGGAACTGCCACCAAGTTCGCACTCTACATTCCCACCAATGACAACTCATTTCACACAAACATCTCCTGAGCATGAAACTCAAACAACACCAAGCAGCATGAGCCAGGAAACATCTTCAACAATGATGTCCTCACCCACAGAGCAACAATCTTCATCTTCTTCAACAATGACACACTCAGGAACAACTAAGTTCTCAACATCATTGACCACGATTTCAATGCACACAACTCAGACTGTGACTGCCGGCTCCACAATCACAACTACTGTGATGACACCTACCTTATCACCTACAAGTTTTAACCCAAACTCAAATACCACAGTTACAATCCGTACACCTTCTACAGTCTCTTCCAGCATGACACATTTAACGCAGCCTTCTGCTCCACCCACTAGTGAAGCAACAACATATGAGAAATCAAGTAGCATTCGACCAACAtcttctccaactacaacaaCTTCAAAGACTTTGACATCAGCAGAGTCCATTAGCACAAACACACTAATGACAGTCAGTCATTCAACATCTACCATTACTCCAGTTTCaaatgtcactgtcactttGACATCATCTACAACTCCTCACTGTGGAGATATGGACTGTCCTGGGTGCACTGGTACCTGTGCTTTCAACAAGACACTTGGAAGATGCAACTGCCGCTGTCAAGATTTTGTCTTTGGAGATGTCTGCAGTTTCGGAGAGAATGATACTGCTGCTCATATTG ATACCGGTGCAATACCAACCAGAAAAGCAAATTTTACTTTGGAATTTAACATCACTTTTCAGGATGGTTTTTATGATTTAAATTCAAATCCATCAGTGGAATTCATCACAACATTAGAACGGGAG CTCGAAGCCCTATGCAAAGAAGCAGATCCACAAAGCTATAAAAAAGTAGAAGTCATCAAGTTATT ACCAGGAAGTGTTGTAGCGGAGAGTGTGGCGGAGTACATCTATACAAACAATGAAACTCAAATCCAGTTTGTCAACAATCAGCTTGTTGGGGTGTTGAATGCTATCTTGAATAACACAAGAAACCTCATTAAGATTTCTCAGGCCTTTCATAATGCAAATGTACAGTTAAATGCAGTCAACTTCAACCCACCTGTGATTAAAA ATATCACAGACCTGATGCCTTTTGTTAACTGCTCTCAGTTTGCTAATTACACTGCTGAGATTAGCAATGGTGAATGGCATTGTGTTGGACCTTGCAAAACAAACCCTGATTACTGTCATCAACATGGAGAATGTTTCAATAACATTTACCAAGGGCCTACCTGTAG GTGCTTTGAGTCTAGCCTGGAGCAGTTTTATGGGCCACAGTGTGACCTCCTCCGTTGGGGTCCAGGTTTTTATGGAGCACTGTTTGGATCATTAGCAACAGCACTCTTGTTCTTGATTATCATCGTCATTGCTGTCATTGTCAGAAAGAGACGTATGGGTTTTTG GAGAAAAAGTAACTCTTACAACAGAAGACTGTCTGCTTTTGAGGAAGATTTCTTTGACTTCTCTGTTGCAG GAGATCACAACTTGGGATTTGCAGGCTCTTAA
- the LOC123956852 gene encoding mucin-3B-like, which translates to MMSSPTEQQSSSSSTMTHSGTTKFSTSLTTISMHTTQTVTAGSTITTTVMTPTLSPTSFNPNSNTTVTIRTPSTVSSSMTHLTQPSAPPTSEATTYEKSSSIRPTSSPTTTTSKTLTSAESISTNTLMTVSHSTSTITPVSNVTVTLTSSTTPHCGDMDCPGCTGTCAFNKTLGRCNCRCQDFVFGDVCSFGENDTAAHIDTGAIPTRKANFTLEFNITFQDGFYDLNSNPSVEFITTLERELEALCKEADPQSYKKVEVIKLLPGSVVAESVAEYIYTNNETQIQFVNNQLVGVLNAILNNTRNLIKISQAFHNANVQLNAVNFNPPVIKNITDLMPFVNCSQFANYTAEISNGEWHCVGPCKTNPDYCHQHGECFNNIYQGPTCRCFESSLEQFYGPQCDLLRWGPGFYGALFGSLATALLFLIIIVIAVIVRKRRMGFWRKSNSYNRRLSAFEEDFFDFSVAGDHNLGFAGS; encoded by the exons ATGATGTCCTCACCCACAGAGCAACAATCTTCATCTTCTTCAACAATGACACACTCAGGAACAACTAAGTTCTCAACATCATTGACCACGATTTCAATGCACACAACTCAGACTGTGACTGCCGGCTCCACAATCACAACTACTGTGATGACACCTACCTTATCACCTACAAGTTTTAACCCAAACTCAAATACCACAGTTACAATCCGTACACCTTCTACAGTCTCTTCCAGCATGACACATTTAACGCAGCCTTCTGCTCCACCCACTAGTGAAGCAACAACATATGAGAAATCAAGTAGCATTCGACCAACAtcttctccaactacaacaaCTTCAAAGACTTTGACATCAGCAGAGTCCATTAGCACAAACACACTAATGACAGTCAGTCATTCAACATCTACCATTACTCCAGTTTCaaatgtcactgtcactttGACATCATCTACAACTCCTCACTGTGGAGATATGGACTGTCCTGGGTGCACTGGTACCTGTGCTTTCAACAAGACACTTGGAAGATGCAACTGCCGCTGTCAAGATTTTGTCTTTGGAGATGTCTGCAGTTTCGGAGAGAATGATACTGCTGCTCATATTG ATACCGGTGCAATACCAACCAGAAAAGCAAATTTTACTTTGGAATTTAACATCACTTTTCAGGATGGTTTTTATGATTTAAATTCAAATCCATCAGTGGAATTCATCACAACATTAGAACGGGAG CTCGAAGCCCTATGCAAAGAAGCAGATCCACAAAGCTATAAAAAAGTAGAAGTCATCAAGTTATT ACCAGGAAGTGTTGTAGCGGAGAGTGTGGCGGAGTACATCTATACAAACAATGAAACTCAAATCCAGTTTGTCAACAATCAGCTTGTTGGGGTGTTGAATGCTATCTTGAATAACACAAGAAACCTCATTAAGATTTCTCAGGCCTTTCATAATGCAAATGTACAGTTAAATGCAGTCAACTTCAACCCACCTGTGATTAAAA ATATCACAGACCTGATGCCTTTTGTTAACTGCTCTCAGTTTGCTAATTACACTGCTGAGATTAGCAATGGTGAATGGCATTGTGTTGGACCTTGCAAAACAAACCCTGATTACTGTCATCAACATGGAGAATGTTTCAATAACATTTACCAAGGGCCTACCTGTAG GTGCTTTGAGTCTAGCCTGGAGCAGTTTTATGGGCCACAGTGTGACCTCCTCCGTTGGGGTCCAGGTTTTTATGGAGCACTGTTTGGATCATTAGCAACAGCACTCTTGTTCTTGATTATCATCGTCATTGCTGTCATTGTCAGAAAGAGACGTATGGGTTTTTG GAGAAAAAGTAACTCTTACAACAGAAGACTGTCTGCTTTTGAGGAAGATTTCTTTGACTTCTCTGTTGCAG GAGATCACAACTTGGGATTTGCAGGCTCTTAA
- the errfi1a gene encoding ERBB receptor feedback inhibitor 1a, with product MRPECAWSMSTVGLTAQEISFPIENPFLRGRYCHSMAGSKPSWSYRHELDNFYFSMNTAHTDHSSRAHQKGPPPPSLSYERHKHSPSSQRLPPKKSRPSHLSLSCSAEPSTPSPVDDDQVVPSFQRLSVYECSSPPQTPGRCSKPLPPIPPQTDISPEQAMDNEVEFFTSSDDSCCLVSDQCPKSSPFRYGVPSRRSFRDCGQINYAYYDGPLGPQSPRPSKQQHQAHPPQEVQEQYEQPRQEPPEPVVCQRQQDKAQRRLRRSHSGPAGSFNKPSLLRLTCHKRHTHSTDKPEVPPPIPPRTIKTGDYRRWSAEVSSGAYSDEDKPPKVPPREPLSSGSSRTPSPKSLPTYINGVMPPTQSFAPDPKYVSCRGLQRQHSEGSPCIIPVMENGKKASTTHYYLLPQRPAFVDSPCVEKFLRVMDSPAARKMEVPVSDWDCHTKRKAHVDLV from the exons ATGCGACCCGAGTGTGCCTGGAGCATGTCCACAGTGGGCCTGACTGCCCAGGAGATCTCTTTTCCCATAGAAAACCCCTTCCTGAGGGGCAGATACTGTCACAGCATGGCTGGATCCAAACCCTCTTGGAGCTATCGCCATGAGCTGGACAA cTTCTACTTCAGTATGAACACCGCACACACAGATCACAGCTCACGTGCCCATCAAAAGGGGCCACCTCCACCGTCTCTAAGTTATGAAA GACATAAACACAGTCCCAGCTCACAGAGATTGCCCCCAAAGAAATCCCGGCCCTCCCATCTCTCACTGTCCTGCAGTGCCGAACCATCCACCCCAAGTCCTGTTGATGACGACCAGGTGGTCCCCTCGTTCCAGAGGCTCTCAGTTTACGAGTGTAGTAGTCCACCACAGACACCAGGCAGATGCTCCAAGCCTCTGCCCCCCATCCCTCCACAAACAGACATCTCCCCAGAGCAGGCTATGGACAATGAGGTAGAATTTTTCACGAGTTCGGATGACAGCTGCTGCTTGGTGTCTGATCAGTGTCCCAAATCGTCTCCTTTTCGATATGGAGTCCCCAGTCGAAGGAGCTTCAGGGACTGCGGGCAGATTAACTATGCTTACTATGATGGTCCATTAGGACCGCAAAGCCCAAGGCCTTCGAAACAGCAGCATCAGGCACACCCTCCACAGGAAGTGCAGGAACAGTATGAGCAGCCCCGACAGGAACCACCTGAGCCAGTGGTCTGTCAAAGACAGCAGGATAAAGCTCAAAGGAGGCTGCGGCGCTCACACTCTGGCCCAGCTGGATCCTTCAACAAGCCCTCGCTGCTGCGCCTCACATGCCACAAACGCCATACCCACAGTACCGACAAGCCTGAGGTACCACCTCCTATACCTCCACGAACAATCAAGACAGGAGACTACCGCCGCTGGTCAGCAGAGGTCTCGTCTGGGGCGTACAGCGATGAGGACAAACCACCCAAGGTGCCACCAAGGGAACCTTTGTCCAGTGGCAGCTCGCGCACCCCCAGCCCCAAGAGCCTACCAACATACATAAATGGGGTGATGCCCCCAACCCAAAGCTTTGCACCAGATCCTAAGTATGTAAGCTGTCGGGGTTTACAGCGACAGCACAGTGAGGGCTCCCCTTGCATAATTCCCGTAATGGAGAACGGCAAGAAAGCCAGCACCACACATTACTATCTCCTGCCTCAGCGGCCTGCTTTCGTGGACTCACCTTGTGTAGAGAAATTTCTGCGAGTCATGGACAGCCCTGCAGCTCGCAAAATGGAGGTGCCAGTCTCGGACTGGGACTGCCACACCAAAAGGAAAGCACATGTGGATTTAGTTTGA